Proteins encoded together in one Ictidomys tridecemlineatus isolate mIctTri1 chromosome 3, mIctTri1.hap1, whole genome shotgun sequence window:
- the Slc25a36 gene encoding solute carrier family 25 member 36, which produces MSQRDTLVHLFAGGCGGTVGAILTCPLEVVKTRLQSSSVTLYISEVQLNTMAGASVNRIVSPGPLHCLKVILEKEGPRSLFRGLGPNLVGVAPSRAIYFAAYSNSKETLNGVFDPDSTQVHMISAAVAGFTAITATNPIWLIKTRLQLDARNRGEKRMGAFECVRKVYRTDGLRGFYRGMSASYAGISETVIHFVIYESIKQKLLECKTASVMENGEESVKEASDFVGMMLAAATSKTCATTIAYPHEVVRTRLREEGTKYRSFFQTLSLVVQEEGYGSLYRGLTTHLVRQIPNTAIMMATYELVVYLLNG; this is translated from the exons ATGAGCCAGAGGGACACGCTGGTGCATCTGTTTGCTGGAGG ATGTGGCGGCACAGTGGGAGCCATTCTGACATGTCCACTGGAAGTTGTAAAAACACGGCTACAGTCATCTTCTGTGACACTCTACATCTCTGAAGTTCAGCTGAACACCATGGCTGGGGCCAGCGTCAACCGCATCGTGTCTCCTGGACCCCTCCATTGCCTAAA ggTGATCTTGGAAAAAGAAGGGCCTCGCTCCTTGTTCAGAGGACTAGGCCCTAATTTAGTGGGGGTGGCCCCTTCcag agcaataTACTTTGCTGCTTATTCAAACTCCAAGGAAACGTTGAATGGTGTGTTTGATCCTGATTCTACCCAGGTACACATGATTTCGGCTGCTGTGGCAG GTTTTACTGCAATCACGGCAACCAACCCCATTTGGCTTATAAAGACTCGGTTACAGCTAGATGCAAG gAACCGTGGGGAAAAGCGAATGGGTGCTTTTGAATGTGTTCGTAAAGTGTATCGGACAGATGGACTTAGAGGATTTTATAGGGGCATGTCTGCTTCATACGCTGGCATATCAGAGACTGTTATCCATTTTGTTATTTATGAAAGTATAAAGCAAAAACTACTGGAATGTAAAACTGCTTCTGTGATGGAAAATGGTGAAGAGTCGGTGAAAGAAGCATCAGATTTTGTGGGAATGATGCTAGCTGCTGCCACCTCAAAAACTTGTGCCACAACTATAGCATATCCACATG AAGTTGTAAGAACAAGACTACGTGAAGAGGGAACAAAATACAGATCTTTTTTTCAGACACTGTCTTTGGTTGTTCAAGAAGAAGGTTATGGATCTCTCTACCGTGGTCTAACAACCCACCTGGTGAGACAGATTCCAAACACAGCCATTATGATGGCCACCTATGAATTGGTGGTCTACCTACTCAATGGATAG